In Microvenator marinus, one genomic interval encodes:
- a CDS encoding tyrosine-type recombinase/integrase, with protein sequence MGEVVKLKTGKPEKQTYRLNKSFVDKAEKLPKDRDFTAYFDDLIPGFHLRVLTSCKTFSYWYRSPIDRRARVMKLGRHGDITATEARKKAEKARGAVLDGRDPQEQKDRAKMRSKTFADIADQWLEEYAEPSRKTWKEDKRRLSSPYLKRLQKFQFHEHNREKLQDLLALAHKSASESTPVEANRIVELVNQMLNTACRYRWISSVYRNIAADIQKNTEKGREDYLRATEFAKFADVVGTLPRKHRCSIWFLVLTGCRSKSEALALLKADVHLEAGVFKFRDTKNATDHELPISTGIKTIFEMMPEHRGDTVFMGKELRRPFETIREAGFIDHMTPHALRHTLRSHARSTLNINLEAVDSITNHKSNYGAGARYVHTDPERVLEALEKYQAWVFDKAGIVDFGAYLKTGKR encoded by the coding sequence ATGGGTGAAGTGGTCAAACTAAAAACGGGAAAGCCAGAAAAGCAAACGTATCGGCTCAACAAGAGTTTCGTAGATAAGGCCGAGAAACTTCCCAAGGACCGTGACTTCACCGCATATTTTGATGACCTGATTCCGGGCTTCCATTTGCGAGTTCTGACTTCCTGTAAGACCTTCTCTTACTGGTATCGCTCACCGATAGACCGCAGAGCTCGCGTAATGAAACTTGGTCGCCATGGTGACATTACTGCAACCGAAGCGCGCAAGAAGGCCGAGAAAGCCCGTGGGGCTGTTCTTGATGGCCGAGACCCACAAGAGCAGAAAGACCGCGCAAAGATGCGTTCCAAGACGTTTGCCGATATCGCGGACCAATGGCTAGAAGAATATGCGGAGCCGAGCCGTAAGACCTGGAAGGAAGACAAGCGCCGACTTTCAAGCCCATACCTGAAACGACTTCAAAAGTTCCAGTTCCACGAGCACAACCGAGAGAAGCTTCAAGACCTTCTGGCTCTTGCCCACAAGAGCGCAAGTGAATCAACACCGGTGGAAGCCAATCGCATTGTGGAGCTTGTAAACCAAATGCTCAACACGGCATGCCGATACCGTTGGATCTCTTCGGTGTATCGCAACATTGCCGCGGACATTCAGAAGAACACCGAGAAGGGCCGAGAGGACTATCTGAGAGCCACTGAGTTTGCGAAGTTCGCAGATGTTGTAGGCACGCTTCCTAGAAAGCACCGGTGTTCCATTTGGTTTCTGGTGTTGACCGGATGCCGGTCTAAGTCCGAAGCCCTTGCACTGCTCAAGGCTGACGTTCACCTTGAAGCTGGTGTCTTCAAGTTCCGTGACACGAAGAACGCAACCGACCATGAGCTTCCAATAAGCACCGGAATCAAGACCATCTTCGAGATGATGCCGGAGCACCGAGGCGATACCGTCTTCATGGGAAAGGAATTGAGGCGACCTTTCGAGACCATCCGCGAAGCTGGCTTCATTGACCATATGACACCACACGCTTTGCGTCACACGTTGCGAAGTCACGCAAGGTCTACGCTCAACATTAACTTGGAAGCTGTGGACTCAATCACGAATCACAAGTCAAACTATGGAGCTGGTGCACGCTACGTTCATACGGATCCGGAAAGAGTTCTTGAGGCACTAGAAAAGTATCAAGCCTGGGTGTTTGACAAGGCCGGGATTGTCGATTTTGGAGCCTATCTCAAGACGGGGAAACGATGA
- a CDS encoding helix-turn-helix transcriptional regulator, which produces MEDKMMTIEEVAKMTALDPKILSRYRTTGEGPEFIRLGHRTIRYWRSDVVNWLNANRYRSTSQYEVEEA; this is translated from the coding sequence ATGGAAGACAAAATGATGACTATCGAAGAAGTGGCCAAGATGACCGCTCTAGATCCCAAGATTCTTTCCCGATACCGAACCACCGGTGAAGGGCCGGAGTTCATCCGACTCGGACACCGAACAATCCGGTATTGGCGCTCCGATGTTGTGAATTGGCTTAATGCCAACCGCTACCGGAGCACGTCTCAGTATGAAGTAGAGGAAGCCTAG
- a CDS encoding CHC2 zinc finger domain-containing protein yields MELSEKARLEYGEIEDYLRSQGVELNRNGMACCPFHDDKNPSFSVKDQSWNCFAGCGGGGLIELVAMFQDRSAREICSELGKKYPSSGYEKKAKAKPKPKAKARKSQPKPEPPKPTPKPEPPKPTPKPEPPKPTPKPEPKERKLDHPSQEHPHFRGWRSTLLTRMFDAGVPPTKPHRGIPPELMQGRVCAFTSEGWDEARKQVIKDLKPYIPFDIEPLIPEAYRISNKVEDTWHKYEKFLVFAYWDVEHHHHPLTGNEEPWECFYDPTDETEVRRPKYRTPYDPESSVPVRGLVELRFRNLTKGAPKQARYTQTKLFGAERIPFLANPVLLRLATEDVNQSANTLYVCEGEIDTLSAWAMGRVAIGIPGTSSWNDDWCRPWKGCGRVVVLSDPDEAGEKLWKRIQNGCVKIHGPRWTRQRLRRQYNEGGRDINDLLQGEEHV; encoded by the coding sequence ATGGAATTATCTGAAAAAGCCCGACTCGAATACGGCGAGATTGAAGACTACCTTCGCTCCCAGGGCGTAGAGCTCAATCGGAACGGAATGGCATGTTGCCCTTTCCACGATGATAAGAACCCTTCATTCAGCGTGAAAGACCAGAGCTGGAACTGTTTTGCAGGTTGCGGAGGCGGAGGTCTCATTGAGCTTGTGGCCATGTTCCAAGACCGCAGCGCAAGAGAAATCTGTTCCGAGCTTGGGAAGAAGTATCCATCCTCGGGATACGAGAAGAAGGCCAAAGCGAAGCCCAAACCGAAGGCCAAAGCCCGAAAGTCACAACCGAAACCCGAGCCTCCGAAGCCAACACCGAAACCCGAGCCTCCGAAGCCAACACCGAAACCCGAGCCTCCGAAGCCAACACCGAAACCCGAGCCGAAAGAAAGGAAACTCGACCATCCAAGCCAAGAGCATCCGCATTTTCGCGGCTGGCGTTCAACGCTTCTTACTCGCATGTTTGATGCCGGAGTTCCCCCAACCAAACCCCATCGTGGAATTCCACCTGAACTGATGCAAGGCCGCGTTTGTGCGTTTACGTCCGAAGGTTGGGATGAGGCACGCAAACAGGTAATCAAGGACTTAAAGCCCTACATTCCGTTCGATATCGAGCCTCTGATTCCCGAGGCATATCGAATCTCTAACAAGGTTGAAGATACCTGGCACAAGTACGAAAAGTTCCTCGTGTTCGCCTATTGGGATGTTGAGCACCACCACCACCCGTTAACGGGAAATGAAGAGCCGTGGGAATGCTTCTATGACCCGACAGACGAAACCGAAGTGCGTCGGCCGAAGTATCGAACACCTTATGACCCAGAATCCTCGGTGCCAGTGCGTGGGCTCGTGGAGCTCCGATTCAGAAACCTAACCAAGGGCGCTCCAAAACAGGCCCGCTACACCCAAACCAAGCTATTCGGAGCCGAACGCATTCCGTTTCTGGCAAACCCCGTTCTGCTCCGACTTGCCACCGAAGATGTCAATCAAAGCGCCAACACGCTCTATGTGTGCGAGGGCGAAATCGACACGTTGAGCGCATGGGCCATGGGCCGAGTCGCTATCGGAATCCCAGGAACGTCTTCATGGAATGATGATTGGTGCCGACCGTGGAAAGGATGCGGTCGTGTGGTTGTTCTGAGCGACCCCGACGAAGCTGGTGAGAAACTATGGAAACGCATTCAAAACGGATGCGTCAAGATTCACGGTCCAAGATGGACCCGTCAACGTCTACGCCGCCAATACAATGAGGGTGGCAGGGACATTAACGACCTACTCCAAGGAGAGGAACATGTCTAA
- a CDS encoding serine/threonine-protein kinase: MSIKTKEKVGPYRILRRLGEGGMGVVDLGEDPITGQRVAIKHVTVDAGPILDGLRREVRLIAEIDHAHVVRILEHELWDENPWYAMEFVGSESLRHRLTRGPGKALTESDPTRIFGHLSTNNSDELDTEMIVEELPTLLVPETEIVELPSTNVPPPEVWSQRLKAVTDICSALSELHAHGIVHRDLKPENILFRPTGEAVLVDFGISMLSSGSLGREKLTRSLRASGTPAYLSPEQAMSRPVDARSDLYSLGCIMFEMVTGRVPFDDPIVLKVLQHHAFSAPPSARALNPSVPAALDELITQLLQKSPQDRLGYAIDVDDRLRKILKLPAPNYPAPHYIYTPAFVGRDDEYNELLERIQRFVDGHPLGIKITGEGGIGKTRLVHEVVQALGQSVHFHFGNGDKNGQISFGALIPIWRTLMSENPNRALAIMHRQVEWWDSVVDGTRVVGWEDLQRVRGNFAEVIDRGSPQIFVLDDAHELDPWSATLVESLITDPIAGLGIILLVRDTETIRAPIACDDEIHLERLSRANIKEIIASMTGVSTIDDIYVDFAMSQCDGNPFFLAEIARVAMQENVLRRDAAGRWHVASDRLLTFGDNLTTSNRVEALLESQLAPLSAELLDALQWCACIGSVFEPSLLRDLLETFDPIQELLEKSILTWHDTRLRFRHLKLADATYKTLSDEEKERKHRAIGELLEARSKRTDTSPFALAHHLEMGGLKERAAPYHYLACMQAIRSGSNIESYNHFCRWIICTEATDEEFWNKVLDYLGQHFSDRSHFFERISDDLTAKAEAYGDPSILAKVLSYATRHEDDLEKQTKLLVLAYAAALESQDPRAHAFVLRAERAVANTARDMAHWENAVLQLIDFAKAHGLVEDHAEALIELSLYRSEQGKFREARSLLDDLDDETLRRSPRSYREYLSAFAVLAGDIGNTKEAIEAFEKLVAELRRDGDNRALCTTLWNLANQYHRADRNQEAHDNLREVETITGFSPFFDIRAYCAMLQARVEFMLGNLQRADNYYLRAEQAFDHPALGPNRYRSFLNLQRAEFFRRTGKLDEAVERLPELTQTDPYLDAMVWVERGFLNLARGQSANRELKSSRVIIDAHGFGPDSEPGRRIQALQRASQSGARELWFGERADELPKSLTSRVL, translated from the coding sequence ATGTCCATAAAGACCAAAGAGAAAGTGGGACCTTACCGAATCCTGAGGAGGTTGGGTGAAGGTGGTATGGGTGTTGTGGATTTGGGCGAGGACCCGATCACGGGGCAACGCGTGGCGATCAAGCACGTGACGGTGGATGCCGGACCGATTCTCGACGGGCTTCGCCGAGAGGTTCGGCTTATTGCAGAGATAGACCACGCCCATGTTGTGCGGATCTTGGAGCACGAACTCTGGGATGAAAACCCCTGGTACGCCATGGAGTTTGTGGGCTCCGAATCGCTCAGGCACAGGCTGACTCGCGGTCCCGGAAAGGCGCTGACCGAATCCGATCCCACCCGCATCTTTGGGCATCTCTCCACGAATAACTCCGACGAGCTCGACACAGAGATGATCGTCGAAGAACTCCCCACGCTCCTGGTCCCCGAGACTGAAATCGTCGAGCTCCCGAGCACCAATGTGCCGCCGCCCGAGGTGTGGAGTCAGCGGCTGAAGGCCGTCACCGATATCTGCTCGGCGCTTAGTGAGCTTCACGCCCACGGCATTGTTCATCGCGATTTGAAACCCGAAAACATCCTCTTCAGGCCCACGGGAGAGGCGGTGCTTGTGGATTTCGGGATCTCGATGCTTTCGTCGGGGTCGCTTGGTCGCGAGAAGCTCACGCGCTCCCTTCGAGCATCCGGAACCCCAGCTTATCTCTCACCAGAACAGGCGATGAGCCGCCCCGTGGACGCCCGATCAGACCTCTACTCTCTCGGCTGCATCATGTTCGAGATGGTCACTGGACGCGTGCCATTTGACGATCCGATCGTGCTCAAAGTCCTGCAGCACCACGCCTTTTCAGCACCACCTTCGGCGCGTGCGCTCAATCCGTCAGTGCCTGCTGCGCTCGATGAGTTGATCACTCAGCTCCTTCAGAAGAGCCCGCAAGACCGGCTTGGATACGCGATCGATGTGGACGATCGCCTCAGGAAAATCCTCAAGCTGCCGGCCCCGAACTACCCCGCGCCGCACTATATCTACACGCCCGCCTTTGTGGGTCGAGATGATGAGTACAACGAGTTGCTCGAGCGCATCCAACGCTTCGTCGATGGTCACCCACTCGGTATCAAGATCACAGGAGAAGGTGGAATCGGAAAAACACGGCTGGTTCACGAGGTGGTCCAGGCGCTTGGCCAAAGCGTGCACTTTCATTTCGGCAACGGCGACAAGAACGGCCAGATTTCGTTTGGCGCCCTGATCCCGATCTGGCGGACTCTGATGAGCGAGAATCCGAACCGCGCGCTCGCCATCATGCACCGTCAGGTGGAATGGTGGGATTCGGTTGTCGACGGCACCAGGGTCGTGGGCTGGGAGGATCTGCAACGTGTGCGCGGAAACTTCGCTGAAGTGATTGACCGCGGCTCGCCCCAGATCTTCGTGCTCGACGATGCCCACGAGCTCGACCCATGGTCAGCAACCCTTGTGGAATCGCTGATCACGGACCCGATCGCAGGTCTCGGAATTATTCTACTCGTTCGCGATACCGAAACTATTCGCGCCCCAATCGCTTGTGATGACGAAATCCACCTCGAGCGTCTCAGCCGCGCAAATATCAAGGAAATCATCGCATCCATGACCGGCGTCTCCACGATCGACGATATCTACGTGGACTTCGCGATGTCCCAATGTGATGGCAACCCGTTCTTCTTGGCTGAGATCGCAAGGGTAGCCATGCAGGAGAACGTGTTGCGGCGCGATGCGGCCGGAAGGTGGCACGTAGCCTCCGACCGACTTTTGACCTTTGGTGATAACCTCACAACGTCCAACCGAGTTGAAGCGCTCCTAGAGTCACAGCTGGCGCCGCTCTCGGCCGAGTTACTAGACGCCCTTCAATGGTGTGCGTGTATCGGCAGTGTCTTTGAACCATCGCTCTTGCGCGACCTCCTCGAGACTTTTGATCCCATCCAAGAACTCCTGGAAAAAAGCATCTTGACCTGGCACGATACGCGCCTGAGATTCAGACACCTCAAACTCGCGGACGCCACCTACAAGACCCTGAGCGACGAGGAAAAAGAGCGAAAGCACCGCGCTATCGGTGAGCTACTTGAGGCTCGCTCCAAACGCACAGACACCAGTCCATTCGCGCTAGCCCATCACCTCGAAATGGGTGGCCTCAAGGAGCGCGCAGCGCCCTACCATTATCTCGCGTGCATGCAAGCCATCCGAAGTGGCAGTAATATCGAATCCTACAACCATTTTTGCCGTTGGATCATATGCACCGAGGCCACGGACGAAGAGTTTTGGAACAAAGTTCTCGACTACTTGGGCCAACATTTCTCGGACCGAAGTCACTTTTTCGAACGCATCTCAGACGACCTCACGGCCAAGGCTGAGGCGTATGGAGACCCAAGTATTCTGGCAAAAGTTCTGTCGTACGCAACTCGCCATGAGGACGACCTAGAGAAACAAACAAAGCTATTGGTTCTCGCCTACGCCGCAGCTCTAGAATCTCAAGACCCCAGGGCTCACGCGTTTGTGCTGAGGGCGGAGCGCGCCGTAGCAAACACTGCGCGCGACATGGCGCATTGGGAAAACGCAGTCCTACAATTGATCGATTTCGCCAAGGCGCATGGCCTCGTTGAGGACCATGCAGAAGCCCTCATCGAGCTATCTCTCTACCGCAGCGAACAAGGCAAGTTTCGCGAAGCACGAAGCCTGCTCGATGACCTCGACGACGAAACCCTTCGCAGATCACCAAGGTCCTACCGCGAGTACCTCTCGGCCTTTGCCGTGCTCGCTGGCGACATCGGAAATACCAAAGAGGCCATTGAGGCGTTCGAGAAGTTGGTCGCCGAGCTGCGCCGAGACGGAGACAACCGCGCCTTGTGCACTACGCTCTGGAACCTGGCCAATCAATACCATCGCGCAGATCGAAACCAAGAGGCCCACGATAATCTACGCGAGGTCGAGACCATTACAGGGTTCTCACCATTCTTCGACATCCGCGCCTATTGCGCGATGTTGCAGGCTCGCGTGGAGTTTATGCTCGGAAACCTCCAACGTGCGGACAACTACTATTTGAGGGCCGAACAGGCTTTTGATCACCCAGCACTAGGCCCAAACCGGTACCGCTCCTTCTTGAATTTACAACGCGCAGAGTTCTTTCGGCGCACCGGAAAGCTCGATGAGGCTGTTGAGCGCTTGCCAGAGCTGACGCAAACCGACCCTTATCTGGATGCCATGGTCTGGGTTGAGCGCGGATTCCTGAATCTTGCACGCGGCCAGAGCGCGAACCGAGAGCTCAAGTCCAGCCGAGTCATCATTGATGCCCACGGATTTGGGCCCGATTCGGAGCCCGGACGCCGAATTCAAGCACTTCAGCGGGCGTCACAATCTGGGGCGCGAGAACTCTGGTTCGGTGAGCGCGCAGACGAATTGCCAAAGTCGCTGACCTCGCGCGTACTCTAG
- a CDS encoding 1-acyl-sn-glycerol-3-phosphate acyltransferase: MRDAPLFRFNHERSFLIEEVTRRVYNDVLLNSRRHPKAALEFVLNEIAFQESERLRSNSGPGDEIRSRGWWRQMARNLREMTEDEKRDVLKELVHVYTEDTAGKFDPKVFKFANNVLPVGLSFLFKTQDLRQIPGISEVGEAVKHLRDLEERVVVEGNVEHLRKLARRGTLVVVPTHSSNMDSIVFGWALENSGLPPVTYGAGKNLFTNPLTSFFMHNLGAYKVDRRIQHDLYKHVLKAYSQVLLERGYHSLFFPGGTRCRSNIVEKKLKLGLLGTSVTAYTKNLQAGKDQRIYVCPATINYNLVLEAESLIKEHLRREGGAQYLLENDEFNQISTVIRFVLNTVKMSATTVIRFGEPMDVFGNAVGLDGESLDDRGRLIDPAEFVRSVKTGEIVEDATRDREYTRYTGTKIADSFQRNTVLLPASVVGLALFELLRARFPKLDVYQLVRMNFEETIPWHEIRAAVGELVSEFKVLRERGKVHLSSNLDLPLDDIVDQGILSLTMYHIPAAIDYVPSGVRINKVELLLFYANRASSFGIDTQELIKRAITS; the protein is encoded by the coding sequence ATGCGTGATGCACCGCTCTTTCGATTTAACCACGAGCGCTCCTTCCTGATCGAGGAGGTCACACGTCGAGTTTATAACGATGTGCTCTTGAACTCGCGGCGTCACCCTAAAGCCGCGCTCGAGTTCGTCCTCAACGAAATCGCATTCCAGGAAAGCGAGCGCCTGCGCTCAAACTCGGGTCCGGGCGACGAAATCCGCTCGCGTGGTTGGTGGCGCCAAATGGCCAGAAACCTGCGCGAGATGACCGAGGATGAAAAACGAGACGTGCTCAAAGAGCTCGTTCACGTCTACACCGAAGACACCGCCGGAAAGTTCGACCCCAAGGTCTTCAAGTTCGCCAATAATGTGCTCCCTGTCGGCCTTAGCTTCCTCTTTAAGACTCAGGATCTGCGCCAGATCCCGGGCATCTCGGAGGTCGGAGAAGCGGTCAAACACCTGCGCGACCTCGAGGAACGCGTAGTCGTCGAGGGTAATGTCGAGCACCTCAGAAAGCTCGCCCGTCGAGGCACCCTCGTGGTGGTGCCGACCCACAGCTCGAACATGGACTCCATCGTCTTCGGTTGGGCCTTGGAAAATAGCGGCCTGCCGCCTGTGACCTACGGCGCCGGCAAGAACCTCTTTACCAACCCACTGACCAGCTTCTTTATGCACAACCTTGGCGCCTACAAGGTTGACCGGCGTATCCAGCACGACCTCTACAAGCACGTGCTCAAGGCCTATTCACAAGTTCTGCTCGAGCGCGGCTACCACAGCCTCTTCTTCCCCGGCGGGACACGATGCCGCTCAAATATCGTGGAAAAGAAGCTCAAGCTCGGGCTGCTCGGGACGAGCGTCACCGCTTACACCAAGAACCTACAAGCCGGTAAAGACCAGCGCATTTACGTCTGTCCGGCGACTATCAATTACAACCTCGTGCTCGAGGCGGAATCGCTGATCAAAGAGCATTTACGCCGTGAAGGGGGCGCTCAGTACCTCCTTGAGAACGACGAATTCAATCAGATCTCGACCGTGATTCGATTCGTTCTGAACACGGTCAAGATGAGCGCCACCACCGTGATCCGCTTCGGCGAGCCGATGGATGTTTTCGGAAACGCCGTTGGGCTAGATGGTGAGAGCCTCGATGACCGCGGCCGCCTCATCGATCCGGCAGAATTTGTACGCTCGGTGAAGACCGGTGAGATCGTCGAGGACGCCACTCGCGACCGCGAATACACGCGTTATACGGGCACCAAAATCGCCGATTCTTTCCAGCGAAACACCGTGCTCTTACCCGCATCAGTTGTGGGTCTCGCGCTCTTTGAACTTCTTCGTGCGAGGTTTCCAAAGCTCGACGTCTACCAGCTCGTGCGGATGAACTTTGAGGAAACCATTCCGTGGCACGAAATCCGCGCTGCTGTGGGTGAATTGGTCTCGGAGTTCAAAGTCTTGAGGGAGCGCGGCAAGGTCCACCTCTCGAGCAATCTCGACCTGCCGCTCGACGATATCGTAGACCAGGGAATCCTCAGCCTGACCATGTATCATATCCCGGCCGCCATCGATTATGTGCCCTCGGGAGTCCGGATCAACAAGGTGGAGCTCCTCCTCTTCTACGCCAATCGCGCCTCGTCGTTTGGGATCGATACCCAAGAACTCATCAAACGCGCAATCACAAGCTAA
- the nadE gene encoding NAD(+) synthase, producing MKLVKVAAAVLNQTPLDWAHNTKNIRDAIEAARSEGVSVLCLPELCITGYGCEDEFHSPNTHERAWKVLEELAPETAGMVVSFGMPVVVNNGLYNAACLVADGRILGFVAKQSLAGDGIHYEPRWFKAWPPDRRSSLQRNGVEYPIGDLYFDCGGIRIGFEICEDAWVARRPGSDLSQKGVDIILNPSASHFAFQKLGVRRRFVIEGSRAFGVTYVYSNLLGNDAGRIIYDGGAMIAAAGKLLATGPRLSFDDFHITTCVVDVDQTRLDRIRTVSFIPMIDEVRHDCVACDFTFPVQRPEPIFDESSPWEQSPQLKEEEFCRAVSLALFDYMRKSRSRGFVVSLSGGADSSAVAALCALMVWLGVKELGLDGFREKLPHMPELKDCRTPDDMVKRLLTCAYQSTRNSGDVTKNAAKLLAEGLNAEFHELDVDEFVQNYTGMISRALGRALTWETDDLALQNIQARVRGPGIWMLANMKSALLLATSNRSEAAVGYATMDGDTCGGLSPIGGIDKAFLRRWLRWLETMGPMGHHSIPALQSVTAQVPTAELRPKGAEQTDEGDLMPYELLDLIERLAIRDKKSPIQIFEMIQPGHPEYTPRQLGIYIERFFRLWCRNQWKRERYAPSFHVDDENLDPKSWCRFPILSGGFESEIRELQGYIAVHFEDEETTDIKHV from the coding sequence ATGAAATTGGTCAAAGTTGCTGCCGCGGTACTTAATCAGACTCCTCTCGATTGGGCGCATAATACCAAGAATATTCGTGACGCCATCGAAGCCGCACGTAGCGAAGGCGTGAGCGTGCTCTGCCTACCCGAGCTCTGCATCACAGGGTACGGCTGCGAGGACGAGTTTCACTCACCCAACACCCACGAGCGCGCCTGGAAAGTGCTGGAGGAGCTCGCACCCGAGACCGCCGGCATGGTGGTGAGTTTCGGGATGCCTGTCGTGGTCAACAACGGGCTCTACAACGCGGCATGCCTCGTTGCAGACGGCCGGATCTTGGGCTTCGTGGCCAAACAATCCTTGGCCGGAGACGGCATCCACTACGAACCTCGATGGTTCAAAGCATGGCCACCCGACAGGCGCTCTTCGCTCCAGAGAAACGGCGTCGAATACCCAATCGGAGACCTATACTTTGACTGCGGTGGCATTCGGATAGGCTTTGAAATATGCGAGGATGCGTGGGTAGCACGCCGCCCAGGAAGCGACCTCTCGCAAAAGGGCGTGGACATCATCTTGAACCCGAGCGCGTCGCACTTCGCGTTCCAAAAGCTCGGCGTCCGACGGCGGTTCGTGATCGAGGGCTCGCGCGCGTTCGGCGTGACCTATGTGTACTCGAACCTTCTCGGTAACGATGCCGGCCGAATCATCTACGACGGCGGCGCCATGATCGCAGCTGCCGGAAAATTGCTCGCGACCGGCCCGCGCCTCTCGTTCGACGATTTCCACATCACCACCTGCGTTGTGGACGTGGACCAAACACGCCTCGATCGCATCCGCACGGTGAGCTTCATCCCGATGATCGACGAGGTCCGCCACGACTGCGTCGCGTGCGACTTCACGTTCCCGGTGCAACGGCCCGAGCCGATCTTCGACGAGTCCTCACCGTGGGAACAAAGCCCACAGCTCAAAGAAGAAGAGTTTTGCCGCGCCGTCTCGCTCGCGCTCTTCGACTATATGCGCAAAAGCCGTTCCCGAGGCTTTGTCGTCTCGCTCTCAGGCGGCGCCGACAGCTCCGCGGTGGCGGCACTTTGTGCGCTCATGGTCTGGCTCGGGGTCAAAGAGCTCGGACTCGATGGTTTTCGAGAAAAACTCCCGCACATGCCGGAGCTCAAGGATTGCCGGACCCCAGACGATATGGTCAAACGCCTCTTGACCTGCGCCTACCAGTCCACGCGAAATAGCGGCGACGTGACCAAGAACGCCGCAAAGCTCCTGGCTGAAGGGCTCAACGCCGAGTTCCACGAGTTGGACGTAGACGAATTCGTGCAGAATTACACCGGCATGATCTCCCGCGCCCTCGGCCGCGCCTTGACCTGGGAGACCGACGACCTCGCCCTCCAGAATATCCAAGCCCGCGTGCGAGGCCCCGGAATCTGGATGCTCGCCAACATGAAGTCCGCGCTATTGCTGGCCACGAGCAACCGCTCCGAAGCTGCCGTCGGGTACGCCACCATGGACGGAGATACCTGCGGCGGGCTCTCGCCGATCGGGGGAATCGACAAGGCCTTCTTGAGGCGTTGGCTGCGGTGGCTCGAGACCATGGGGCCTATGGGTCATCACTCGATCCCCGCGCTCCAGTCGGTCACAGCACAGGTTCCGACCGCTGAGCTTCGCCCCAAAGGCGCCGAGCAAACTGACGAAGGCGATCTCATGCCTTACGAATTACTCGACCTCATCGAGAGGCTTGCGATCCGCGATAAGAAGTCACCGATTCAGATCTTCGAGATGATCCAGCCGGGCCACCCTGAATACACGCCGCGACAGCTCGGGATCTACATCGAGCGTTTCTTCCGACTCTGGTGCCGAAACCAGTGGAAACGGGAGCGCTACGCCCCGAGCTTCCATGTGGACGACGAGAACCTCGATCCGAAGTCGTGGTGTCGATTCCCGATTTTGTCGGGGGGCTTCGAGTCCGAAATACGCGAGCTGCAGGGCTATATCGCGGTCCATTTCGAGGATGAAGAAACCACCGACATCAAACACGTGTAG